The following DNA comes from Anopheles coustani chromosome 2, idAnoCousDA_361_x.2, whole genome shotgun sequence.
aattttgttgattttcgctcaatatttttttctcaatccatttaaatatactgcaagtattgcaagaagatccactaatgagtaagcgaaaacaaacatattttgattttgagtaaaaaaataataaaaaaaagaatcacacataaaagaagaaaaaaaacagtggaaaaaaaaaaaacccacttttaaaattagagctttgcataaacttttccattgagggctaaccaatttattgcgttttaaTATTGTGAGGTCTAAGTTGTTATGAAGCCCTTTTATAGCGCTGCCGTTGCTGCTCCGGGTGGTCTTCTGTTTCGACGTGTTGCTCTGCGATTGGTGACGAAGTCTTTCTCACAGTTGTTGTTCTGCACAATTCATGTCTCAACTCGTTCGCGATCGTCGTCAGGTTTCTACGTCGAGTGGTTATGTCCTGTCGCAAGGGTTCGCGCTGGTGTCTGCGTTGAGTGGTTGCATCCGTAGCGAGGGTTCTCATAGAATGCGGTGACATCCTGTCGCGAGCGTGGAATATGATACGTTGGCTGGTTTCCTGTTGTAACGTATATATACATATGTATATAGTAACTTCGATTATGCATGAACAGGATGAGATCACTTGTTACATTTATCGATACATGAATGTTTTCTGTATTGCATTCCATTATTCTACGATAGCATTCAATAGAGCTTTCTCCTTTATAAAAGAAAGGTAGGTGCTCTGTAGGGATTTGAAAGCTGTTTAGGGGTTGCCCGTTCGCTCATGGACTACGATGTCCATGCCAATACATTAGCTACACTATATTTAGTTACACagataaaaaaatcattttagaTACATCTCAGGGTTTGGTGAAATCAACATATTCCTATGAGACTATAtagctttctttctttaaaacaaataaaagttaaattaaagtCATTCCCAATCATGCAACAGTATCGAGTACTtcttttaacatgtttttaatAACAAGattaaaatgggaaaatcatattaaaataatgaaactaTTATTATAAGAGAAAAATCATACTTAAACGAAGTGCTTCTTACAAAGTCAAAATTAAGACAAATTAGCATTTTATAACATATTGCACAAAAATCTTccgattatttaaaataaaaaaaaaactatttttaaattatttaattgtGGTATACATTGCACTAAACCAACATAACGAGTAacttcctacagcattcaaacatattGCTTCAACTATTGCCAACATTCCAGTAACGTGATTCATGCAAGTATGAATTGGATTTAATGCGCATGTCTTCCGGTTGTCGTCGAAGGCATATTTGCTCGCCTTCTGTTTATGACTATCGCTCCGGAGCTGGGTTTTATCTCTCCTTTTCTCAGACAACCTAAGTCTTCTTTATCAAGTGCACCGCCAGAAAAATCGGCTCGAAAGGAAACCGTTTTCCtctgtcaacagcagttgttCGAGGGTATTTACGACGGACGCTATATCGAGAGTAAGTGGTTCTAGTGCTTTGTGCAAGGTTTGTGCATTAATTTCTGTAATGTATTATTGAATATGCGGTGCTCTTTAGAACAAGAAATAGCGATTCAAAGGGTTATGGTAGAAACAAACGATGCTTTTCCCTAAATCCAAATACTCTCATTACGACACACATGCTCCAGAGTACGCccatcgtaaaaaaaaactctatcGTGTGGGTGTTTTTAAGCTATAGTGTGCGTAAGTTGTCAATAGCATACTATATATTCCGATTAGCAGTGTTACAGTTTCCGGTCTGCATGATATtggaaattttgatttttttttcacaccgGTTCAGTTACGAGATGTTGTGAATTCTTTAGGAGAAACTTATAGAACTAGCCATAGGATAGCATCGACAAGTTTATTCACTAGGAGAATGGAAGGATAAAAAGGTCTAATACGTAGCCAATAAATCTCTTATAGTGATGTACAATATTGAATCTTTGAGACTAAGCTACACTGTTATTGACAAAATGTATGTGTTGTGAAACGTCCATATTTAAATAACGGGATAGTAAAGTACATGAACAAACGTATAGACATTGTACTGATGCAAGACATACTCGTATATCTTTATGAAACTTACGGAACATTCCAAACAAACTTACCGGGCAATTGTCTCATATTCGAACCATCAATTACATAATGATTATTGCAAATAATGGTTGATGCACAATTGTAACGAAAATACTGAACCATGATTTTCCAATAAATAACACACCACATCTTTGCATTTGTGTTGTAAAGGAAGTACATTCTTATTTCCTTTATTTTGCCATGTCCAGAAACGATAACTTGGAAATCTTTTTATACTGATCTTTTATGCGTAATTTTAGATGCATTCTAACACGTTTAATTTAACAACTGAGGTTGACACCCCTTCTCAACAGTTCCGATGTGCCCCCGAATAATACTGATAAGCATGAATCATTCCACAACCAATAGTAGCAGCTATTGATTTTACTTACTCCATCCTTGTGTAATAAttcatgtgtatgtgtgtgagcgATTAGGGACATTCGTACGTGACGGCTTGTCTATGCTATCTCCTTAACCCTTAGCTGCCagaaatgtggaaaaataaagtgaataaaaataatgccgATATGAATTAGCCGTTCGACCTGCTGCCGACAAGTATAGAAAAtatctttattattttttaattagcgAGCACAGACTAACCAGGCCCACTTAGCTTCCAAGGCACATGAAAGTGACTGGTTTGTTGATCCTAGTCAAACTAATGTTTTGAGGATCACGATGACTTAACGTCCCTACATGATGGTTGTGTACTTTTACATATAATTTAAGACAATATAATGGATCAACATTAGTGAGgagcaaataaaattgttttaacaaatatatttaagtttctcgttttttatttgcagaaaaaaatatgaagcaCCGAATACATCTGCCAACGCTAGTGAAAGTAGTCGCTCTGCTGCTTTCCGAAGCACTCGGTGAgacaactacttctgttattCCACCAACGGGCTTCCTTGAAACAACGCTCACAACTGTTGGTCATCCGCCCACGACAACAGCGAAACAACAAATACATGCGATGTCGAGCATTCCTCCTGAACATATTGGCTCATATGTAGGAGTACAGACCATTGGCACAAGCGGGGCACTCTTGCCAACTTTCACTACGGAGGCGTTTTTTACAACTCCCTCGCCACAGGCAGTTACTCCACAATATAACACATCAAATACTTCCTCACCTACGGTAAGCACAACCCAGCCAACCATTCGTCAGGATTCGATGGACAGTTTGCCGGTGGATATAACGCTCATCGAAGAAAAGCAGCTCGGACCTGGTGGACCAAATCAGGTAGAAAGTGCCAGCATACAGAGGGCGCTCACCTGGTTGCGAGAGAGAAGACTTCCTGACTTCAGCTGGGGCAACGATACGCACATGGTCATCCTAGCCAAAGAGCTTTCAGGTGGCAAAGACCCGTCGGAGAATGACAACCCGATACAGGCTGTGTCAGACTTGGAAAACCTGCTGTCGATCAAACAGATGGATATCGAGGTACTGACCATGCTTGATCGTCATCACGCTACTGCCAAGCAGCTGAACACGGATCACATCGCGAAGTACATTCTGGCTATGGGAGGGTTATGCAAGGACGCTCGACACTTCTACGGCCATGATCTGGTAGCTGCACTTGAACATCACGAACACGACCAGGGACAGGAGTACGAGTTTGCTCTAACCGCGCTGGCCATCTGCAGCTCGGCAACGCATGTTAGGAAGCGTCAGATACGTCGTCTCCTGGACATTGCCAGCGGGGAAGTGAATGACGTCGGTAAGTCTTAGGAAAAGTTAACTTTGAGGCCATTTTGAATATTAGAATTTTCGACAGCAATGGCAATCTGGCGTGAATTTTGTCTTTGCTCTTCTCTTTTTCTATTCATCTTTCTACTTTTAATATCATGTCATATCTGTACCTTACGTCCTGTGTCCCATTCAACAGATACGATTGCTATGGTATTATTAGCATTGCGTTGCATTGTCACTGATCATCGCCATCGACACCTACAACATTTTGTGCGGCGTCCGGCACGCGGTCTAGCGAGTCTACAGGGTCTGCAGGGTAGCTTTGGATCACTCCGCAGTACGGCATTGGCAATGCAAGCACTGCAGGATCTCGAACCGGatccggctggaaaatggaaccgAACTGCCGCTTCCGAGTGGTTGCTTGTTAAACAGCGTACAGACGGAAGCTGGACGGAGGAACCTCTCCAAGATGGGCAGGTATGGAATCAGTTCGACAGCAGTGTAGAGAAGGGTGATAACCGCAACGACCAGTTCTCGGGCCATATTCAACTTTTTGTATTTAATGTTAATCCCATCTTCTTGTTTGCAGGATCCTACAATTGGAATTGGCCTCACTGCCGACATTGTCCTAGCTCTTGGCTGGCGAGGACTAGGAGCGGTTCGGGCATTACAATGTGACCACGTGATGCGGGAATCAAACGAACCTTCGGAAAACGGTGAACCTAAGCTAGCCGCACCGGTGGGCCTAGGCATATCGCCCGTAGAGGAAACGGAGCCAAGAAATGTGTCCTACACCTATACATTATGGGTTGGCACGAACGAGACGGAGGAGTATTACCTCGATCTGACGTCTCCGAAAAACACCACATTTTTTCGGGCCATGAAACAGGCCGCCGAAATCGATCCAAGGTAGTTAGGATGAAGTGAATCGAGCACGAAATGGAAATATTAAACTAGTTTCTTATCATTTCGTGCTGCTAGGTTTTCTTTCGAGGCACGCGAATGGCCCAACGGACACTACGTCCATACGTTGGCAGGGATGAAAGAGGAACCAAAAAGGTAGCGGACATTTAGCACATCTTTGTTAACAGAAAGAATGAACGGTGGATTTTTAAATCTTCCAGTTATCACTTCTGGCTGCTCTATCGTTTACCGGAAAGGCCAGACACCAAAAATCCTCCCGGAAATCAGTTGATAGCACCGCTGGGTAAGTTTTTAACTTgcattttatgtttctttgtttAAAACTGACTATATCGGCAAAAGAGCATGTCTAATCATAACAGCTACGTAAATTTGGCGAAACTAGTTTTTATCTTTTgtaaagttttattaaataaatcttttttcttaatttttacaGAATTTGAAAAAGATCCTCTCgtttatgcaaatttttccAACTTCCGAAGAAAAACTGAACCTTATAAGTAAAGCGTACACAGCTGACATGCAAATTagtattaaaaaaatcatacatACGGTGTCCTCCACCAAAGTAGGGTTTTATTGGGCTTTCTTTCAATTGCAAGCTacatttttatagatttttttaatattattttatttatagaaATTATACTgccaatatttgttttacctAAATCAAACGCTTTTTAGTAACAGTGCCTTAACattaaccaaaaaaaaagagtataCCTCATGTAAACACATTAGAatatacaaataaattaaatgaaaaaataaattttcaaaacaaaagtttttcgctAAACGTACTAATGTATGtaaaaatgtatgttaaatgacatatgtatttatgtatcagtttttcctatttatcgttattcgcattacatcgagattgctctcagttcgattgtcatctacgatgctatgcgaataacgacaaaaacgaaaaactgatacattaatacatatgtcatttaacatacattattttttattgtttagtacgtttagggaaaaacttttgttttgaaaatttattttttcatttaatttattttatacttttacgtattacatgaacaaagaaaacaggatttattctattatatgaaaattgtcattaagttatttgagtcggagtgttataattcattatcaaacttaacacgttccgtattgcgtcacccaaatatgggtgacagcagttttacttctaaaaagtttttgacacatagataaatgaaaatgcaacataaaaattactttaatattttatataatttttttcggaAGCTTAggttttgcttggccttcgaaaacaatccacTCTAAAATTGCGCTTAACCGCTGTTTAAACGTAGCTGGAATTCTcggtggcgggaacgggaaaaagtagcccagattcgacaggatatccagcgggaacgagcttattcgtccgatctgtcaaagtgaagttttgtttacgttttagtttgtttacgtgatctaaattggcggcaggtaaaagtggaattgtgaatcattatcaaatataaagtttatgaatggtgttgttgagttcctcctccaaaattttgcgtagaagactactcgcattttggtttctctccaacaacatcggccacatccatatacgttgcccataccgacgttgttgtagcaagcgaatgaaacttttcatcaaacgtttcaattaagcaaatgcgtccgttcccgccaggtcgtagtttcgcgttttttaaacatagcgggaacgaaatccgtttttttcatatggagtgcgggaatattcgtgcgattaccgctgtgtctagccgtcgcATTAGAAAGCAATAACAccgttgaacgagcgaagcgagcgtgaaagtgagatgcacaattcctacgctccggttttcccacgcactttACGGTTTCCCCAGGCGCTATActtttgctaaggatactataGATGCAGGatggtaggggaaatttttcttgcgctgaacgagtttttggtagtcgatggttactttgccgaaataaaacaaagcaagacGTGAGCGTGCtaccgtagatgtaccatatttggcgcagttaaggaaattcttcataaaaagttgaataaccAAATCAATGTTCGGTTAAATCATACTACGTTTTGCACAGTGACATAGaagacaagaaaaagaagtgagaaactcataaattaatatttcttcaagttGCAGAAGCCCTTTCTGTGGCACattatgttcctaacttggcgcattgtttttgcaatgttccttacttggcgcgatgtgttcctTACTAGGCGCActtcaaacaaaatggatgtaaTTGTATCAGctttattcaaaattcaacttaaaacaatagaaacacttttcaacagcaatttaaaaaacaatttagcttTTTGAGCCGCGGACTTTGGCTTCTctcgtgaaaataaaactatctcgtcgctaacttttataatctcattcatcaaagccttctatgattcaaaaatatctagcagtgtgagccaaacttggcgcaaaatattttcgcttcaaaattagtataaaaatctcaaaaagcgCCGAATCTAACCACGATTCGCTGGAAATACTTACATTTTAACAgtttctgataaaaaaaatccctaataatttttcctttgcggaTAAATGATTGGAAACAGTTTCACCATTTCCTTAGCAGCGTTGCTAACGCGGGTAAAAAATGGCGCACTTGTgggatggaatttttcatttaattaaatatacattcaataacaaaaaatcaataacatgttttgatgcggatgtattgtacaaacataaacaaatatttgactacatattttaagctgaaatgttttggaaatagtctaatatcgaagaaaatattagaaagtgcgccaagtttggacccgcgccaagtatggtgcttctacggtacacagtttcattcaaagtttgcagtatgaagaaaattaaaacgttTTCGAGATTTCAGGGACAAGTTTTTGGAAcatttgcatttactcttgggaaaaGTGGTGCTGCACGGTGATCGAAATAAcgaacgcagaataaaattaagctaaaaacgggccgtattaccgagccatgtaaacgggtcctgtaaacgggccgtgttaccaagGGCATGTagccgggacctgtcaacgggccttACCTGGCCCTGTAATCtgagtcctgtaactgggccctgttaccgggccctgtaaatggGTGCGAGAGCGAGATGCACTGCAGCATACCGGGTTTCCCACGGGTTCTGCTTTTGCTAAAGATACTAAGAATGAAGGGGAAATTTTTGTTGCGCTGTGATCGGGTGAACAATTTGATGAGCGagtttttggtaatcgatggttacattgattatcgatggttactttgccggaaaataaaacaaagccaatttttgcaaagtttcattcaaagtttgtaatagagggaaatgaaacgttttcgtgattgtggaaacaattttttcgaacattgcatttactcttgggaaTGGTGGTGCTTCAACATGATGAAAATAACTTAcgcagaaaaaaattaataataaaactacaaCCATGAGGTTTGGCCCTGtagccgggacctgtaaacgggcccacttaccgggccctgtaaacgggcactgtaacccgGCCATGTAAACTGacactgtaaccgggccatgtaaactgacactgtaaccgggccctgtaaactgGCCCTGTagacgggccgtgttaccaggctctgtaaacgggtcatgtaaacgggtcctgttacCGGACCCTGtcaccgggccctgtaaattaGCCGTGTTACCTGGCCCAGtaaccgggtcctgtaaacgggccctgtaaaatGGGTCCAATAAttgggccgttttacctagtcgctACACAAATTGCAGCAGCTAGGTGGTTCCATTAGATAGCACGATTGAGCGAAGCGAACGCGAAAGCGAGATGCACTGTTCTGATGCTTTTCTGATGCTAAGCTTAGAGAGCAATATACGTAGCAAGGAATGCGGAAGCGAGATGCACTGTTCTGACACTTTTTTTACGCTAAGATAGCAATATAGCAACGAACGAATGAAGCGACCCTACCGCCACAAGCTTCGGGTCGAGGTAGGAaatcaatgggcaagagcgagatggtgatagccttgtctcttttacaccaacgcagcaATTCCCCTgtcccgccaccgccagaaatctctggccaccgcgcccatctgttgccgcggcagccgatccgaacagaaaaatcgagACTTGTGATTGGCTAGCCGAACCCTTATGTGTGAAGTCATCAAAGTGCGCATATGCGCATTGCAATACgatacgaagtttaaatgccctgcgcgaagacccagcgcgagcgatcgaaaacccagcgcgagcaatcgtagacCCACCCGAGCGCCACCGCGCTTT
Coding sequences within:
- the LOC131264466 gene encoding uncharacterized protein CG3556; its protein translation is MKHRIHLPTLVKVVALLLSEALGETTTSVIPPTGFLETTLTTVGHPPTTTAKQQIHAMSSIPPEHIGSYVGVQTIGTSGALLPTFTTEAFFTTPSPQAVTPQYNTSNTSSPTVSTTQPTIRQDSMDSLPVDITLIEEKQLGPGGPNQVESASIQRALTWLRERRLPDFSWGNDTHMVILAKELSGGKDPSENDNPIQAVSDLENLLSIKQMDIEVLTMLDRHHATAKQLNTDHIAKYILAMGGLCKDARHFYGHDLVAALEHHEHDQGQEYEFALTALAICSSATHVRKRQIRRLLDIASGEVNDVDTIAMVLLALRCIVTDHRHRHLQHFVRRPARGLASLQGLQGSFGSLRSTALAMQALQDLEPDPAGKWNRTAASEWLLVKQRTDGSWTEEPLQDGQDPTIGIGLTADIVLALGWRGLGAVRALQCDHVMRESNEPSENGEPKLAAPVGLGISPVEETEPRNVSYTYTLWVGTNETEEYYLDLTSPKNTTFFRAMKQAAEIDPRFSFEAREWPNGHYVHTLAGMKEEPKSYHFWLLYRLPERPDTKNPPGNQLIAPLGVDELLVEDGEHYLYWYKKL